The window CCGGCCGTGGCCGACGTGCTCGCCCGGCGGCTGCCCGTGGTCACCGCAGGCAGCCCGCACCTGACCGGCGCACCGTTCGTGGGTATCGACAACGTGCGGGCCGCCGCCGAGGTGGCCCGGCACCTGCTCGGGCTCGGTCACCGCCGGCTCGGCGTGCTAACCGTGCCCGGCCGCCCCGAGGGCAGCCCGACCCCGGGCCCGAACCGGCCGGCCCAGCGCGCCCGGGTCCAGGGCTTCCGGCAGGCGCTGGCCGACGCCGCACTGCCGGTCGAGGCGATCCCCCTCGTCGAGGCGGGCACCCACGACCGCAGCGCCGGGGCTGCCGCTGTCCGCCCGCTGCTCCGGCTGCCTTCGACCCGCCGTCCGACCGCGCTGTTCGCCACCACCGACGTGCTGGCGCTCGGTGTGCTCGACGCCGCGGCCGAGCTCGGGATCGCCGTCCCCGGCCAGCTGTCGGTCGTCGGGTTCGACGACATCGCCGAGGCGGCCACCGCGAGCCCACCGCTCACGACGGTCGCCCAGTCGCTGTTCGACCAGGGGCGGGCCGCCGCGCGGCTGGCCCTGCGCCTGATGGACGGTGAGCCAGCGCGCTCACCGCGGCTGCGCCCCACCCTGATCGTGCGCGACAGCACCGCCGCTCCGCCCGCGCGACCCACCCGCCGCGCACCGTGATCAGTGGAGTGTCAGTCAGCGGTGTGCCCGGCAAGGAACCGCATTCCGCTCACTGGGACTGCACTCGCGCCCTCATCGCCGGGGCTAGGTGTCCGCGCCGGCACCGGCCTCCGGGTCGAGCGCTCGCAGCTTGCGGCTCAGCTCCTCGACACGCGCCTCGTCGCCGGCGTCGATCGCCTCGTCGATCGCCGCGATCAGGTCGTGGACCTCGGGAGGCCCCACCCGCAGGTCGGGTTTCTCGGTCATGTCCTGCTCCCTTCGCGCTACTCCATCGTGACGTCCCGATGGATCACCGGGCACGGGCCGGAGGGCCCCCTCGCAGGTCGGCGACCAGCCGGATCACCAGGTCGGTGAGCTCGTCCGGCAGCAGGGCCGCCGCCGGCACCAGCGGCGCCTCCGCGCCCACCAGGTAGCGCCGTCGGGGCCGGCGGCCCTCCACCGCCGAGACGATCGTCCTGGCGACAGCGTCCGGGGACGGCGCGTAGCGGTCGACCAGGCTGGTGAGCTGGCGGGTCCGCGCGTAGCCGGCGGCGTACGGTGAGTCCGAGGCGGCCCGCCGCCGCAGCTCGGCCTCGGCCTTGCCCTCGATCCCGGTACGGACGAAGCCCGGCTCGACGACGGACACCTTGACGCCGAACTGCGCGACCTCGACCCGCAGCACGTCCGACAGTGCCTCGAGCCCGAACTTCGAGGCGTGGTACCAGGCATGGAACGGCAGCACCGCAGCCCGTCCGGCCATGGACGAAACCATGACGATGCGGCCACCACCCAGGCGGCGCATGCCCGGTAGTGCGCAGCCGCTGACCACGGCCGGCGTGACCAGGTTGATGCCGAGCAGGGCCGTCGCCTCCGCGGCGGACACCTCCTCTACGGCACCGGACAGCGCCCCTCCGGCGTTGTTGACGACCGCCCAGAAGTCCGGCAGCCGCCGCCACCGGGCGACGACGGCTGCGTGGTCGGACACGTCGAGCACGACGGCACGCACCCGACTCCCGGCGTCGGCCGCCTGCGCGGCACGACGCAGCGCGGACGCCTTGGCCGGGCTGCGCACGGTGCCCCACACCGACCAGCCGCGCTGGGCCAGCCGCAGCGTGGTCGCCAGCCCGATGCCGCCGTTCGCCCCGGTGACCAGCACCGGGCCGGGCTTGCCGTCGTCCCCGCTCGTGGCCATGAGGCATCCTGACGCCGGGGGGGCACCATCGGACAGGGCCATCCGTCCGTCGGAGCGGATCACTAGCGTCGAGGACGAGCCGACGGGGGCCACGGCATGGGCTGGTTCGAGCACCACCGGGAGCACAAGGCCGAGCAGGCGCACGAGGAGTGGGCCGAGCAGGTGGCCCACCGGAGGCAGCTGGCCGAGCTCGCGCACGGCTGGACCGGAGATCCGGTCCCGCTCGACGTCGGCATCGTGGCCAAGAAGGGCGAGCGCTCCCACCTGGTCCTGGCCCAACGTGTCGCTCATCGAGCCCAAACGGCTGCCCGGGCACTGAACGGTGCCACCCAGGGCGTGTCCTTCCACATCGCCCAGGGCCGGGAGTGGCTGTACGTCAAGGTGATCGGCTTCGACCACGACGACCACCTGCCGTGGACGGCCATCCCGGTGGGCAACCGGCAGAAGGTGTCCGGCTTCGGCTACCCCACGGAGCAGTCGACCGACGTTCGGTTCCGCCTCGAGCTGGCCCTGGCCAGCTACTCGGGCACCCGCGAGCAGTTCGCGGCCAGCATCGACGCTCAGGTCACCGAGGCCGTCGCAGCCGAGCCCCGTTAGCGGGCGTCCAGCCTGGCCTGGCCGGTGATCTCTTCGTAGGCGGTCGGGTCCTCCACCGGCTCGAGGTGGGTGTGCACCTCGACGTGGCCGAGCTCGGCCCGGATCGCCTCCTCGACCTGCTCGAGCAAGTCGTGGCCGCGCTGTACCGTCCACGCCCCTGGCACGAGCACGTGCACCGACACGAAGCGCACGTGTCCGGACTCCCGGGTCTGCAGCGCGTGGAAGTGCACCGTGTCCGAGGCCAACCGGTCCAGCACCCGCACGATCCGGCCATGGTCCTCGTCGCCGAGGGCGTGGTCCATCAGCCCGTCCACCGAGCGGGCGAGCAGCCGCCAGCCGGTCACGACAATGTTGATGCCCACGGCGATGGCGACGATCGGGTCCAGCCGCAGCCAGCCGGTGAGCGCCACGGCCAGGACGCCGACGACGACGCCGATCGACGTCCACACGTCGGTCAGCAGGTGCTTGCCGTCCGCGGTCAGAGTGATCGAGCGGTACCGCGCCCCGGCCCGGATGAGCAGCACCCCGACGACGCCGTTGACCACGGTGGCCAGGCTGGAGATGACCAGGCCGATGCCGACGTTCTCCAGCGGGCGCGGGTGCAGCAGCCGCTCCACCGCCGAGAAGATGATGACCACCGCGGCCACGAAGATCATGATTCCTTCGATGGCCGCGGAGAAGTACTCCGCCTTGGTGTGCCCGAAGTGGTGGTTCTCGTCGGGCGGCAGCGCGGCCACCCGCAGCGCGACGAGCGCGACGAACGCGGCAACCAGGTTGACCACCGACTCCGCGGCATCCGACAGCAGCCCGACCGACCCGGTCATCATCCAGGCGCCGGTCTTCAGCGCGATGGTGACCACTGCCGCCGCCACCGCCAGCCAGGCGAACGCAGTTAGCGACCGTCGGGGCTCGCTCACCCCTCCAGCATGGCACCGCCCCTTGTCGGGCGTCCGAGCGGGCATGACAATCGGCGCACCAGCCAGGGGTCCGGAGGTCCTCCATGTGCGCACCGCTCGGGTCAGCCCTGCCCTCCCCCGCCGGGGCGCCGACCGCGGTGCTGGAGCGGGAGCCGCTGGCCAGCCCGATCCGGTTGGAGCCGGTGGAGTCGGTGACCATCACCACCCTGGTCGACAACTCCGTCGACGTGTTCATGGCGGACCTGGGCCCGGCCCGACGACCCCCGTTGGGATCCGGCCCGTTGCAGCAGATCGAGGTGTTCGGCGGCGTCGGCCCCGACCAGCTGATCGCCGAGCACGGCTTCTCGGCCATGGTCACCGTCCGCAAGAACGGCACCGAGCACCACCTGCTGTTCGACGCCGGCGTCTCACCGAACGGCATGGTCGAGAACATGCGGCGGCTCGACATCGACCCCACCGACCTCGAGGCGATCGTCTGCAGCCACGGCCACTTCGACCACACCGCCGGCCTGGACGGACTGATCCGCCGGCTGGGTCGCACCAACCTGCCGGTGCTCATCCACCCCGACTTCTGGCACCGGCGCAGAGTGGTCATCCCGGGGCGCGACCCGCTCGAGATCCCGACCACCAGCCGCTCGGCGCTGGAAGGCGCCGGCTTCCGGATCATCGAGGACCGCCGACCCAGCTTCCTGCTCGACGGATCGGTGCTGGTCACCGGCGAGGTGGACCGGACGACGGACTACGAGCCGGGCTTCCCGCCCCAGCAGGCGTTCCTCGCCGGCGCGTGGCGGCCGGACCCGCTCGTGCTGGACGACCAGGCGCTGATCATCGACGTCGCGGGCAAGGGCCTGGTGGTGCTGACCGGCTGCGGGCACGCCGGCGTGGTGAACATCTGCCGCTACGCGATGCGGCTGACCGGTAGCACCGACCTGTACGCCGTCCTGGGCGGGTTCCACCTCAGCGGCCCGCTGTTCGAGCCGCTGATCGGCCCGGTCTGCGAGGACCTCGCGTTCTTGGGCCCGTCGGTCATCGTTCCGGCCCACTGCACGGGCTGGCGGGCCCAGCACGCGCTGGCCCGGCAGTTCCCCGGGGCGTTTGTGCCGAACACGGTGGGCACCCGCTACCACCTGTAGGGCGTGGCCCGGGCAGGTCAGCCGGCCTGCGACTGCGGCGCGTCAGCCGCGTCGTTGAGCCGGTCCCGCAGGTGGGCCCGGTCGAGCACCGCGGGCTCCGTGGTCTGCAGGAAGTCCAGCAGCACCTCGGCGAACCGGACCGGCTCGTCCTGGTGGGGGAAGTGCCCTGACTGCTCGAACACCTCGAGCCGACTGCCCGCGATGCGATCCTGGCCGGCGTACGCATGGGAGACCGGGATGACCGTGTCCCGCGCGCCCCACACGATCAGCGTCGGCCGGGACGCGGCGAGGTAGAGCCGGTCGGTGGCACTGACCCGCTGGCCGCCCGGTTCGACGACGCTGCGCAGCGTGTGCACGAACGCCGATCGGGCCGGGCTGTCCGCCAGGGAGGCGTAGCCCCGGGCGGCCTCCACCACGGACGGCCGGAACCGCAGGGGCAGGCGCTCGAGCAGCCGGGACGCCAACACACCGGCGTCCCGCACGTGCCGGTGGGCGATGACCGGCAGCACAAACTCGGCTCCGGGCAGCGTCGCCGCCCGGAGCGCCAGGCTGACTTCGCGGCCCAGCCCGCCACTGGAGATCAGCACCAGCCGGTCGCAGTGCTCGTAGTGCTGATAGGCGAACTGCATGGCGATGCCACCCCCGAGGGAGTGCCCCACCACGGTGGCCCGGTCGATGCCGAGCCGCTCGAGCAGGTCCCGAAGCATGCTGGCGAGGCCGCCCAGCGAGTAGTCCGCGGACGGCTTGTCGGACTCCCCGTGCCCCAAGAGGTCCGGGGCGATCACGTGGGCGTGCTCGGCGAGCACGGGGATGACCGGGTCCCAGGTCGCGCTGCTGCTGGTGATCCCGTGCACGAGCAGCAGGACCGGACGCCCGGGCTCGCCGTCCTCGCGGTAGGTGATCCGGTGGCCGTGGATGGAGACTTCCCGGTACTGCACGATCGCCTCCCTCGCCATGCGACGTGGCCAGCATGTGCCCTGAGCGGCGCCCTGGTCCAGTCGATCACTTGGCCGCGGAGGGCGAGGCAGCACCGCCGCCGGCGAGGGTGTAAGTGTAGAGGCCGTGACCTCACCCA is drawn from Actinomycetes bacterium and contains these coding sequences:
- a CDS encoding cation diffusion facilitator family transporter, translating into MSEPRRSLTAFAWLAVAAAVVTIALKTGAWMMTGSVGLLSDAAESVVNLVAAFVALVALRVAALPPDENHHFGHTKAEYFSAAIEGIMIFVAAVVIIFSAVERLLHPRPLENVGIGLVISSLATVVNGVVGVLLIRAGARYRSITLTADGKHLLTDVWTSIGVVVGVLAVALTGWLRLDPIVAIAVGINIVVTGWRLLARSVDGLMDHALGDEDHGRIVRVLDRLASDTVHFHALQTRESGHVRFVSVHVLVPGAWTVQRGHDLLEQVEEAIRAELGHVEVHTHLEPVEDPTAYEEITGQARLDAR
- a CDS encoding LacI family DNA-binding transcriptional regulator, with protein sequence MTHGRPTLDTVAERAGVSRMTVSNAYNRPDQLSAATREKVFQAAAELGYGGPDPAGRSLRRGRSGTVGVLLTEQLPYAFADPGMVAFLHGVASELADAGEALLLLPTGGSPEHALVRDAIVDAFILCSLAPDEPAVADVLARRLPVVTAGSPHLTGAPFVGIDNVRAAAEVARHLLGLGHRRLGVLTVPGRPEGSPTPGPNRPAQRARVQGFRQALADAALPVEAIPLVEAGTHDRSAGAAAVRPLLRLPSTRRPTALFATTDVLALGVLDAAAELGIAVPGQLSVVGFDDIAEAATASPPLTTVAQSLFDQGRAAARLALRLMDGEPARSPRLRPTLIVRDSTAAPPARPTRRAP
- a CDS encoding alpha/beta fold hydrolase, which gives rise to MQYREVSIHGHRITYREDGEPGRPVLLLVHGITSSSATWDPVIPVLAEHAHVIAPDLLGHGESDKPSADYSLGGLASMLRDLLERLGIDRATVVGHSLGGGIAMQFAYQHYEHCDRLVLISSGGLGREVSLALRAATLPGAEFVLPVIAHRHVRDAGVLASRLLERLPLRFRPSVVEAARGYASLADSPARSAFVHTLRSVVEPGGQRVSATDRLYLAASRPTLIVWGARDTVIPVSHAYAGQDRIAGSRLEVFEQSGHFPHQDEPVRFAEVLLDFLQTTEPAVLDRAHLRDRLNDAADAPQSQAG
- a CDS encoding MBL fold metallo-hydrolase, translating into MCAPLGSALPSPAGAPTAVLEREPLASPIRLEPVESVTITTLVDNSVDVFMADLGPARRPPLGSGPLQQIEVFGGVGPDQLIAEHGFSAMVTVRKNGTEHHLLFDAGVSPNGMVENMRRLDIDPTDLEAIVCSHGHFDHTAGLDGLIRRLGRTNLPVLIHPDFWHRRRVVIPGRDPLEIPTTSRSALEGAGFRIIEDRRPSFLLDGSVLVTGEVDRTTDYEPGFPPQQAFLAGAWRPDPLVLDDQALIIDVAGKGLVVLTGCGHAGVVNICRYAMRLTGSTDLYAVLGGFHLSGPLFEPLIGPVCEDLAFLGPSVIVPAHCTGWRAQHALARQFPGAFVPNTVGTRYHL
- a CDS encoding SDR family NAD(P)-dependent oxidoreductase, with the protein product MATSGDDGKPGPVLVTGANGGIGLATTLRLAQRGWSVWGTVRSPAKASALRRAAQAADAGSRVRAVVLDVSDHAAVVARWRRLPDFWAVVNNAGGALSGAVEEVSAAEATALLGINLVTPAVVSGCALPGMRRLGGGRIVMVSSMAGRAAVLPFHAWYHASKFGLEALSDVLRVEVAQFGVKVSVVEPGFVRTGIEGKAEAELRRRAASDSPYAAGYARTRQLTSLVDRYAPSPDAVARTIVSAVEGRRPRRRYLVGAEAPLVPAAALLPDELTDLVIRLVADLRGGPPARAR